In Streptomyces canus, one DNA window encodes the following:
- a CDS encoding FMN-dependent NADH-azoreductase, whose amino-acid sequence MATLLHLDSSLFSGDASSSRAVTAAFRRTWQEHHPEGTVIYRDLATNPVPHLTADAHTAGQTDPATHTPAQAAALAHRLTLIDELENADAILIGAPMYNYSIPSTLKAWLDNIVLVGRTAGVESSRLKGTPVTVVASRGGSYAPGTPREGYEYVQNYLTAVLADALALDVNFIVPELTMAVHNPAMSQLIPLFEASRQQALDDAASTAKAIAHRIAA is encoded by the coding sequence ATGGCCACGCTTCTGCATCTCGATTCCTCGCTGTTTTCCGGCGACGCCTCCTCCTCCCGCGCCGTGACCGCCGCCTTCCGCCGGACCTGGCAGGAGCACCACCCCGAGGGCACGGTCATCTACCGTGACCTCGCCACGAACCCCGTACCGCACCTCACCGCCGACGCCCACACCGCCGGCCAGACCGACCCGGCCACGCACACCCCCGCCCAGGCCGCCGCCCTCGCCCACCGGCTGACGCTGATCGACGAGCTGGAGAACGCCGACGCCATACTGATCGGCGCTCCGATGTACAACTACTCGATTCCCTCGACCCTCAAGGCGTGGCTCGACAACATCGTCCTCGTCGGCCGCACCGCCGGCGTGGAAAGCTCCAGGCTCAAGGGCACCCCCGTCACCGTCGTCGCCAGCCGCGGCGGCTCCTACGCCCCGGGCACGCCCCGCGAGGGCTACGAATACGTGCAGAACTACCTCACGGCCGTTCTGGCCGACGCGCTCGCCCTGGACGTGAACTTCATCGTCCCGGAACTCACGATGGCCGTACACAACCCGGCGATGTCCCAGCTGATCCCCCTCTTCGAAGCCTCCCGCCAGCAGGCACTGGACGACGCAGCCTCCACGGCCAAGGCGATAGCCCACCGCATCGCCGCCTAG
- a CDS encoding hemerythrin domain-containing protein produces the protein MTQPQAGTVAGRQMMQQLLMAHAPLRSDVAALRKGLEVLDAATTRAEDIEELLGGLTVADLTWQLKVGCQHFCAHLDAHHTIEDARMLPVIQHRFPELTDQIGRLRREHEEVKQMIVSIRADARHLNPKDERSVHVVLEQIVALSDHLQAHLDFEERTLFPYFLRMDHDWHA, from the coding sequence ATGACACAGCCGCAGGCGGGAACTGTCGCCGGCCGCCAGATGATGCAGCAGCTGCTGATGGCGCATGCGCCGCTGCGCAGCGACGTCGCCGCCCTGCGCAAGGGGCTTGAGGTGCTCGATGCGGCGACCACACGCGCAGAGGACATCGAGGAGCTGCTCGGCGGTCTGACTGTCGCGGACCTCACCTGGCAGCTCAAGGTGGGCTGCCAGCATTTCTGCGCCCACCTGGACGCCCACCACACGATCGAGGACGCTCGGATGCTGCCGGTCATACAGCACCGGTTCCCCGAGCTCACCGATCAGATCGGGCGGCTCCGGCGCGAGCATGAGGAGGTCAAACAGATGATCGTGAGCATCCGCGCCGACGCGCGGCATCTGAACCCCAAGGACGAACGCTCCGTCCACGTGGTGCTGGAACAGATCGTCGCGCTTTCCGACCACCTCCAGGCACATCTCGACTTCGAGGAGCGCACCCTCTTCCCGTACTTCCTGCGGATGGACCACGACTGGCACGCCTGA